One Candidatus Bathyarchaeota archaeon DNA window includes the following coding sequences:
- a CDS encoding cyclase family protein, which yields MVNIIDLSQEIYNGMPVFPGHLNTVIFPFHTHEGTVGKIHGTKGGFTYTTFGLLMSDHGPTHTDSIWHICNKPGAKKIDEIPLEWFYTSAICLDFTHIKPRGIISVKDLEDALAKAKLDVRKGDTVLLYTGHYTRTYPRPEYLTENPGLDYDSTAWLAKRGVVNIGIDATTIDSCGNTATGFFPAHEVCCEYGIMNTENLCNLDKVAGRRFTYVGLPLKIRGGTGSPIRAVAVLEE from the coding sequence ATGGTGAATATAATAGATCTCAGCCAAGAGATATATAATGGGATGCCGGTCTTCCCAGGCCACCTTAACACCGTAATATTCCCATTTCACACCCATGAGGGTACAGTGGGCAAGATCCACGGAACCAAAGGCGGTTTCACCTACACCACATTTGGTCTACTTATGTCTGACCATGGGCCTACCCACACCGACTCTATATGGCATATATGTAACAAGCCAGGTGCCAAAAAGATAGATGAGATCCCCCTCGAATGGTTCTACACAAGCGCAATATGTCTGGACTTCACACATATAAAACCACGAGGGATCATATCAGTTAAGGATCTTGAGGACGCCTTGGCCAAGGCCAAGCTCGACGTTAGGAAGGGAGACACCGTACTCCTCTATACAGGGCACTATACCAGGACATATCCGAGACCCGAGTATCTGACTGAGAATCCAGGTTTAGATTACGATTCCACAGCGTGGCTTGCCAAGCGTGGTGTAGTCAATATTGGGATAGACGCCACAACAATAGATTCATGTGGAAATACTGCTACAGGCTTCTTCCCTGCTCATGAGGTCTGCTGTGAATACGGCATAATGAATACTGAGAACCTATGCAATCTAGATAAGGTTGCTGGGAGACGCTTCACATATGTTGGTCTACCTCTCAAGATACGTGGGGGCACAGGGTCGCCGATAAGGGCCGTAGCTGTCCTTGAAGAGTAG
- a CDS encoding CoA-binding protein — protein sequence MKTSLDTFFNPKSVAVVGASTTPGKLGYVAVENLIRLGYQGKIFPVNPKATEIQGLKAYPNVKEIPEPVDVGLVLVPAEAVVGVVKDLAEKGVKHTVIIAGGFSEVDEKGAKMQQEIVEIGRKYGMRIIGPNTTGIVSIPGRFSTTFFKVDYNPGSAAYIAQTGNFASITFRWIVTRENFGISRIIGLGNKCDVDDADALEYLESDPHTKVIAMYIEGLKDGRRFVEVAKRVSKKKPILALKSGRTPAGSKAAMSHTASLAADDAILDAALKQAGVIRVNNYMDLVNYTKAFVFQQPPKGNRVGIITPSGGLGVISADACQLLGLDLANLSEKTLERFRKASPPFIRVGNPYDIWPSVTYIGVDEAYKVGIDSLFEDENVDAIIAGFQFTEGFELKDHKFISEASRKHPDKPIIAYASSDWVLVEKMRAILEKESIPVYYSPEEAAQALAVMYRYSKIKGEVD from the coding sequence ATGAAGACAAGTCTAGACACATTCTTCAATCCTAAAAGTGTGGCTGTCGTCGGAGCTTCGACCACCCCAGGAAAACTGGGGTATGTTGCAGTTGAAAACCTGATCAGGCTTGGATACCAGGGAAAGATATTTCCAGTCAATCCTAAAGCAACTGAGATTCAAGGATTGAAAGCATATCCTAACGTCAAGGAGATACCTGAACCTGTTGATGTAGGGTTGGTACTCGTGCCTGCTGAAGCTGTAGTTGGCGTGGTAAAGGACTTGGCCGAGAAAGGGGTCAAGCATACGGTTATAATTGCAGGAGGATTCAGTGAGGTAGATGAGAAAGGCGCCAAGATGCAACAGGAGATTGTGGAGATAGGTCGAAAGTATGGTATGAGGATCATTGGGCCGAACACAACTGGAATAGTCAGCATTCCAGGACGATTCTCAACAACCTTCTTCAAGGTAGACTATAATCCTGGATCAGCCGCTTACATAGCTCAGACTGGAAACTTTGCGTCAATAACTTTCAGGTGGATAGTGACTAGGGAGAATTTTGGGATAAGTAGAATAATAGGATTAGGGAACAAGTGTGATGTGGACGATGCTGATGCCCTAGAGTACTTGGAGAGTGATCCTCACACAAAAGTCATAGCTATGTATATTGAAGGTTTGAAGGACGGTAGACGATTCGTGGAAGTTGCCAAGAGAGTGTCAAAGAAGAAGCCTATCTTAGCCTTGAAGTCGGGGAGGACACCTGCAGGCTCTAAGGCTGCCATGTCGCATACGGCGTCACTTGCAGCAGACGATGCTATATTGGATGCGGCTCTTAAGCAAGCCGGTGTTATAAGGGTCAATAACTATATGGACCTGGTAAATTATACTAAGGCCTTCGTTTTCCAGCAACCGCCAAAAGGCAATAGAGTGGGAATCATAACGCCCTCTGGAGGTCTGGGCGTAATAAGCGCAGACGCATGCCAACTTCTAGGCCTCGACCTAGCAAATCTTTCGGAGAAGACTCTTGAAAGATTCAGAAAGGCCAGCCCACCATTCATAAGGGTTGGGAACCCTTACGATATCTGGCCTTCGGTCACATATATAGGGGTTGATGAAGCTTACAAAGTTGGGATCGACTCTCTTTTCGAGGATGAGAACGTCGACGCCATAATTGCAGGGTTCCAGTTTACTGAAGGATTCGAATTAAAAGATCATAAATTCATATCTGAGGCTTCAAGGAAACATCCTGACAAACCAATAATCGCTTACGCGTCAAGCGATTGGGTTTTGGTTGAGAAGATGAGAGCAATACTTGAGAAGGAGAGTATTCCAGTCTATTACTCACCTGAGGAAGCTGCTCAAGCATTGGCTGTGATGTACAGATATTCGAAGATAAAAGGGGAAGTTGATTAG
- a CDS encoding 60S ribosomal protein L31, with protein MSSNKSSEEPEEVEKIKEVEEEPVEAEEVEIVEEKFYTINLRDVWTSPRGRRTPKAIRVLKDYIRRHMKVEDFKISNEVNQMVWGRSLKKPPRRLIVRAVKDKDGNVIIFPAKST; from the coding sequence ATGTCATCAAACAAGAGCAGTGAAGAGCCTGAAGAAGTTGAGAAGATAAAGGAGGTTGAGGAGGAGCCTGTTGAAGCTGAAGAGGTGGAGATTGTTGAAGAGAAGTTCTACACAATCAACTTAAGAGATGTTTGGACTAGTCCAAGGGGAAGGAGAACCCCCAAAGCCATCAGGGTCTTGAAAGATTACATAAGAAGACATATGAAGGTTGAGGATTTCAAGATAAGCAATGAAGTCAATCAAATGGTTTGGGGCAGGTCCTTGAAGAAGCCTCCTAGGAGATTGATTGTAAGGGCTGTCAAGGATAAGGATGGGAATGTGATAATATTCCCAGCCAAATCTACTTGA
- a CDS encoding 50S ribosomal protein L39e produces MARNKPVSKKKRLGRAHKRSRPVPTWVVAKTRGKVRATSRRRHWRRSKLKI; encoded by the coding sequence TTGGCCCGAAATAAGCCAGTATCGAAGAAGAAGAGGTTAGGTCGAGCCCATAAGAGGAGCAGACCTGTACCGACATGGGTTGTCGCTAAAACTCGTGGAAAGGTGAGGGCTACCTCCAGAAGGAGGCACTGGAGAAGAAGCAAACTTAAGATTTAG
- a CDS encoding DNA-binding protein gives MSIGEPTDEELELIRKRKLSELQRAMADEQKAERLQSQLEAQKQSILRVILTPEARQRLTNIKMVRPEFAEQIELQLIQLAQAGRIRVPLTDEQLKETLRRIQSQRREIKIRRI, from the coding sequence ATGAGTATCGGCGAGCCAACGGATGAGGAGCTTGAGCTTATCCGTAAAAGGAAACTATCTGAACTTCAACGTGCCATGGCTGATGAGCAGAAGGCTGAGAGGTTACAGAGTCAACTTGAGGCTCAGAAGCAGAGTATTCTCAGGGTGATACTTACACCTGAGGCGAGGCAGAGGTTGACGAACATAAAAATGGTGAGGCCTGAGTTTGCTGAGCAGATTGAACTCCAGCTTATTCAGCTCGCCCAGGCTGGGAGGATCCGTGTTCCATTGACTGACGAGCAGCTTAAGGAGACGCTGAGGAGGATCCAAAGCCAGAGGAGAGAGATTAAGATAAGGAGGATCTAG
- a CDS encoding 30S ribosomal protein S19e → MPTPYDVPADEMIKRLATYLKENIGEVTPPAWSLTAKTGSHTEHPPQDPDWWYTRCASILRKLYIHGPTGVSRLRSEYGGRKRRGTSREHVRRGGGSSVREPLQQLERAKLVTKVNKKGRGLTSEGVSLLNRIAAEILKESRVEGGR, encoded by the coding sequence TTGCCGACACCTTACGATGTTCCAGCAGACGAGATGATCAAAAGGCTGGCCACATACCTCAAGGAGAATATCGGCGAGGTCACGCCGCCGGCTTGGTCCCTCACAGCGAAGACAGGATCACACACTGAACATCCTCCCCAAGACCCTGACTGGTGGTACACAAGGTGTGCTTCTATTCTACGTAAACTCTACATTCACGGCCCCACAGGAGTATCTAGGTTAAGGTCTGAATATGGTGGGAGGAAGAGGCGTGGAACAAGCAGAGAGCATGTTAGGCGTGGAGGTGGATCATCGGTTAGGGAGCCTCTCCAGCAATTGGAGAGAGCGAAATTGGTGACTAAGGTCAACAAGAAGGGTCGTGGACTCACAAGTGAAGGCGTGAGTTTACTGAACAGGATCGCTGCCGAGATATTGAAAGAGAGTAGGGTTGAGGGTGGAAGGTGA
- a CDS encoding YhbY family RNA-binding protein, protein MSERSASAKPKIWVGKAGLTDQFITQLKKQLKVDKLVKVKVQKSFASVHEMNEITGAAAAATGAYVIDIRGRTFTLYRERDDVSETP, encoded by the coding sequence TTGAGTGAAAGATCCGCCTCCGCCAAGCCTAAAATCTGGGTCGGTAAGGCAGGTCTTACAGATCAGTTTATCACGCAGCTTAAGAAGCAGCTTAAGGTCGACAAACTTGTTAAGGTGAAAGTTCAAAAGAGTTTTGCTTCGGTGCATGAGATGAATGAGATCACCGGGGCGGCAGCCGCCGCAACAGGAGCATACGTCATCGATATAAGGGGTAGGACATTCACGCTTTACAGGGAGAGAGACGATGTGTCTGAAACTCCTTGA
- a CDS encoding ribonuclease P: protein MARISSRYKELASERIERLFELAGECFKESPHLADRYVELARKIGMKCRVRIPKHLKMRFCKGCGSYLVFGVNSRVRTRPEGYGRVVVTCLKCGMVKRYPMLREKTDRRKSFGD from the coding sequence ATGGCGAGGATCAGTAGCCGTTATAAGGAGCTGGCCTCAGAAAGAATAGAGAGACTCTTCGAGTTGGCTGGAGAATGTTTCAAGGAGTCCCCTCACCTCGCAGACAGATATGTGGAGCTTGCGAGGAAGATAGGGATGAAGTGTCGGGTAAGGATTCCAAAACACCTGAAGATGCGTTTCTGCAAGGGGTGCGGTTCATACCTTGTTTTCGGGGTCAACTCAAGGGTTAGGACAAGACCTGAAGGGTATGGGAGGGTTGTTGTTACATGTCTAAAATGCGGAATGGTCAAAAGATATCCGATGTTAAGGGAGAAGACCGATCGAAGAAAAAGTTTCGGAGATTGA
- a CDS encoding 16S rRNA methyltransferase, producing MVDLLFIVLAESALEPVPREILDHPSIVKDARRRCKRPEQLILDRSYHHHAMAGLSDAHRRGRPDIIHITLLTALSSPLNLTGNLKIYIHTRNDEVIFISPKVRVPRNSERFKGLIEQLYEFGQVPPKGEPLMKMRRMGIEELLRNIDPTLKVGMSMRGESRWIRDVVGLIANHDRPTVLVGGFPRGHFSKETISLLDKTFRIYSSGLESWTVTSWLIFAYMDVTGADKVVQNR from the coding sequence GTGGTAGACTTGCTGTTCATAGTTCTCGCCGAATCTGCTTTGGAGCCTGTTCCAAGGGAGATATTAGACCACCCCTCGATCGTGAAGGACGCTAGGAGACGGTGTAAGAGGCCTGAGCAGCTCATACTCGACAGGTCCTACCACCATCATGCAATGGCGGGGTTAAGTGATGCCCATAGAAGGGGGAGACCAGACATAATACATATCACCTTACTGACAGCCTTGAGCTCACCCCTAAACTTGACTGGAAACTTGAAGATCTATATACACACAAGAAATGACGAAGTCATATTCATCTCTCCAAAAGTAAGAGTTCCAAGAAACAGCGAGAGGTTCAAAGGTTTAATAGAGCAGCTATACGAGTTTGGCCAAGTACCTCCAAAGGGCGAACCTCTAATGAAGATGAGAAGGATGGGGATTGAAGAGCTGCTTAGAAACATAGATCCAACATTGAAGGTGGGAATGTCGATGAGGGGAGAGAGTAGATGGATCAGAGATGTTGTAGGTCTGATTGCAAACCATGATAGGCCGACTGTTCTGGTAGGAGGTTTCCCTAGAGGCCACTTCTCCAAGGAAACCATCAGCCTCCTAGATAAGACATTCAGAATATACAGTTCGGGACTCGAGAGCTGGACCGTGACTTCCTGGCTAATATTTGCATACATGGATGTAACCGGAGCTGATAAGGTTGTTCAGAATAGGTGA
- a CDS encoding reductive dehalogenase, with protein MFNVSYAGLLGSKILKGESSMLRLDSKLRHFDRTLNFQKSLRRLIGVEELDKPTYRVESGYTRFNQKYNLTIGRPFWDEAMRENLNIQEENMKNLAARGVAGYTIVDYALADAAYTMARNFGTDINYPNSGFLSWTPLRTPTYRCVGAERFEVTDETKMSRLVKKVAMWFGASIVRITTLDRRWVYSHWYDNRASPHRNPPIVFSDESGYEDYVEPTQLEDGTQVIPKEMRYAISLGFEMDYESIRTAPTAVAFAGTLMYGYRTIIQTVASLAEFIRGLGYNAIPSSNDTALNVPIAIDAGLGEDGRIGGCLISPEYGPRLRLAKVITDLPLSTDRPVTFGIHDFCEECRRCSRRCPAQAIPKGPRTVGLEKNDVGAPTISESVGPLRWINNQERCRAYFAVGGTNCGVCISICPWSRPNSTKSILWKRLAARGGKTLRRILLHLDEVSDGEEINPERWWGKEIYEMVRKSNIATV; from the coding sequence ATGTTCAATGTATCGTATGCAGGATTGTTGGGATCGAAGATCCTTAAAGGAGAGTCTAGCATGTTGAGGCTTGATTCTAAGTTGAGGCATTTCGACAGGACCTTGAACTTCCAGAAATCTTTGAGGAGGCTCATTGGCGTCGAGGAATTGGATAAACCAACATATAGGGTTGAAAGTGGATACACTAGGTTCAACCAGAAGTATAACCTCACCATAGGAAGACCCTTTTGGGATGAAGCCATGAGAGAGAATCTCAATATTCAAGAGGAGAATATGAAAAACCTCGCAGCCAGAGGTGTAGCCGGCTACACTATAGTCGACTACGCCTTGGCAGATGCAGCATATACGATGGCGAGAAACTTCGGTACAGACATCAACTATCCTAACTCAGGATTCTTATCTTGGACCCCTTTGAGGACACCCACATACAGATGTGTTGGAGCCGAGAGATTTGAGGTTACCGATGAAACAAAGATGTCCAGGCTGGTCAAGAAGGTTGCCATGTGGTTCGGAGCATCCATCGTGAGGATTACGACGCTTGATAGGAGATGGGTATACTCACACTGGTACGATAACAGGGCTTCACCCCATAGAAACCCACCCATAGTCTTCTCAGACGAGTCAGGTTATGAAGATTATGTTGAACCAACCCAGCTCGAAGATGGAACCCAAGTCATACCGAAAGAGATGAGGTACGCCATATCATTGGGGTTTGAGATGGATTACGAATCTATCAGAACAGCGCCTACAGCAGTTGCTTTCGCTGGGACCCTAATGTACGGATACAGAACCATAATACAGACAGTAGCATCCCTTGCAGAGTTTATCCGAGGATTAGGATACAATGCCATACCAAGTTCCAACGATACTGCTTTGAATGTTCCAATAGCTATAGACGCAGGTCTGGGTGAGGATGGGAGGATAGGTGGATGCCTAATCAGTCCAGAGTATGGTCCGAGGCTCAGGCTAGCAAAGGTGATAACTGATCTCCCCCTCTCCACAGATAGACCCGTAACATTTGGTATCCACGATTTCTGTGAGGAATGCAGAAGATGCTCAAGACGATGTCCAGCCCAAGCAATTCCAAAAGGTCCAAGAACTGTAGGGCTTGAGAAGAATGATGTCGGCGCCCCAACTATCTCAGAGAGTGTTGGACCTCTCAGGTGGATAAACAATCAGGAGAGATGCAGAGCATACTTCGCTGTTGGAGGTACGAACTGCGGAGTATGCATCAGCATCTGCCCATGGAGTAGGCCCAACTCAACCAAAAGCATTTTGTGGAAGCGACTTGCAGCGAGGGGAGGAAAAACCCTCAGACGCATACTACTACATTTAGATGAGGTTTCGGATGGTGAAGAGATAAATCCTGAAAGATGGTGGGGTAAAGAGATATATGAGATGGTGAGAAAAAGTAATATTGCAACCGTTTGA